A single region of the Salvia splendens isolate huo1 chromosome 18, SspV2, whole genome shotgun sequence genome encodes:
- the LOC121776130 gene encoding peroxidase 47-like, with the protein MGALNIAIGVVILIINGWMANGLSMNYYIMTCPIADIIVRNAVQAALQSDPTFAAALIRMHFHDCFVEGCDGSVLIDSTKSNTAEKDSPANLSLRGYEIIDAAKRALERQCPGVVSCADIVAMAARDAVFFSGGPLYEIPKGRRDGTRSKIQDTFNLPAPSLNASELISMFGKRGFNAQDMVALSGAHTLGVARCSSFKFRLDAADPTIDTSFAKTLSKTCSSGDDTEQPFDSTRNTFDTNYFSALQRRAGVLFSDQTLFESPATRGLVNMYSFNRAMFNMDFQRAMIKMGQLDVKEGTSGEIRSNCHVVN; encoded by the exons ATGGGGGCTCTCAATATAGCAATTGGGGTTGTAATCTTGATTATAAATGGATGGATGGCAAATGGGTTGAGCATGAACTACTACATCATGACATGCCCAATTGCTGATATTATTGTAAGGAATGCTGTCCAAGCAGCTCTGCAGTCTGATCCCACTTTTGCTGCTGCCCTTATTAGGATGCATTTCCATGACTGCTTTGTAGAG GGGTGTGATGGATCGGTACTAATCGATTCGACCAAGAGCAACACTGCGGAGAAGGACTCTCCAGCGAATTTAAGCTTGAGAGGGTATGAAATCATCGATGCTGCTAAGCGTGCATTGGAGCGACAGTGCCCCGGTGTTGTTTCTTGCGCTGATATCGTCGCCATGGCTGCAAGAGATGCTGTTTTCTTC TCCGGTGGTCCATTATATGAAATTCCTAAAGGGAGAAGAGACGGAACGAGATCTAAGATACAAGACACCTTTAATTTACCCGCACCATCCTTAAACGCTTCCGAGCTCATCTCAATGTTTGGCAAGCGCGGCTTCAATGCCCAGGATATGGTCGCTTTATCAG GGGCGCACACGTTGGGTGTGGCTAGATGTTCGTCTTTCAAGTTCCGACTGGATGCAGCGGACCCCACTATTGACACTTCGTTCGCTAAAACCCTGTCCAAGACATGCAGCAGCGGGGATGACACGGAGCAGCCCTTTGATTCGACCAGAAATACCTTCGACACTAACTACTTCAGCGCCCTGCAGAGACGAGCAGGGGTCCTCTTCTCCGACCAGACGCTGTTTGAATCTCCAGCAACAAGAGGGCTCGTCAATATGTATTCCTTCAACAGAGCCATGTTTAACATGGATTTCCAGCGTGCCATGATTAAAATGGGACAGTTAGATGTCAAGGAAGGCACCAGTGGAGAGATCAGAAGTAATTGTCACGTCGTCAATTGA
- the LOC121776131 gene encoding caltractin-like produces MSSLYRGMSRKDKPRGRPHGLTQQKKQEIKEAFELFDTDGSGTIDAKELNVAMRALGFEMSEEEITRMIAEVDKDGSGAIDFDEFCHMMTAKFGERDTKEELMKAFQIIDQDKNGKISTADIQRIAKELGENFTEKEIQDMIDEADRDRDGEVNAEEFMRMMRRTSYGY; encoded by the exons ATG TCTTCTCTTTACCGGGGAATGTCCAGGAAAGACAAACCTAGAGGGCGCCCTCATGGGTTAACTCAACAGAAAAAGCAGGAGATTAAAGAAGCTTTTGAACTTTTTGATACGGATGGATCTG GAACAATTGATGCAAAAGAGCTGAATGTTGCAATGAG GGCTCTTGGTTTTGAAATGTCTGAAGAG GAAATTACTCGAATGATAGCTGAAGTCGACAAAGATGGAAGTGGTGCAATTGACTTTGATGAATTTTGTCACATGATGACTGCCAAGTTTGGAGAAAGGGACACCAAAGAAGAGCTCATGAAAGCTTTTCAAATTATTGACCAAGATAAAAAT GGCAAGATCTCTACTGCGGATATTCAGCGCATAGCCAAGGAGTTGGGTGAAAATTTCACTGAGAAAGAAATTCAGGACATGATCGACGAAGCAGATCGAGATC GTGATGGTGAAGTAAATGCTGAGGAATTCATGAGGATGATGAGGAGAACATCATATGGATACTAG
- the LOC121777945 gene encoding vesicle transport protein SFT2B-like: MEKMNQAFERMKMLVGMEVDDEEQLQQQESSYMDDFNRNCTLSTKQRLYGFAICLSAGITCTLLSMLVFFHPVKFGITFSLGNLLALGSTAFLIGPKRQFTMMLDPVRIYATAMYIASIIIALFCAVYVRNKLLTLLAIVLEFGALIWYSASYIPFARAMVSKLMLACFDTEF; this comes from the exons ATGGAGAAGATGAATCAAGCATTTGAGAGGATGAAGATGCTGGTGGGGATGGAGGTTGATGATGAGGAGCAGCTGCAGCAGCAAGAGTCTTCGTACATGGATGATTTCAATCGCAACTGCACTTTGTCAACCAAGCAG AGACTGTATGGTTTTGCAATTTGCTTATCTGCTGGTATAACTTGCACACTCTTG TCGATGCTTGTTTTCTTCCATCCTGTCAAATTTGGGATAACATTCTCATTAGGCAATCTGCTTGCTCTTGGAAG CACAGCATTCCTTATTGGCCCAAAAAGACAATTCACCATGATGCTTGACCCAGTCCGTATATATGCTACAGCAATGTATATTGCTAGCATCATAATTGCTCTTTTTTGTGCTGTATAT GTCCGCAACAAGCTATTGACGCTTCTGGCAATTGTGCTGGAGTTTGGTGCTCTTATTTG GTATAGTGCAAGCTACATCCCCTTTGCGAGGGCCATGGTTTCAAAACTTATGTTAGCATGCTTCGACACTGAGTTCTAG
- the LOC121776597 gene encoding zinc-finger homeodomain protein 4-like, whose product MTGEEKSMITPPPYMFMECLKNHAAAIGGSAKDGCGEFMAGGEEGTLEAFNCAACVCHQNFHRKVKVPQQVRGGAKKRFRTKFTKDQKEKMRRFAHKTGWKIYNAEDAEVRSFCEEIGVSKKVLKVWMHNHKGNNLPTAAA is encoded by the coding sequence ATGACAGGTGAGGAGAAGAGCATGATCACCCCACCACCTTATATGTTCATGGAGTGCCTCAAGAACCATGCGGCCGCCATTGGTGGGAGCGCCAAGGATGGCTGTGGCGAGTTTATGGCTGGCGGAGAGGAAGGCACCCTGGAGGCCTTCAACTGCGCTGCCTGCGTCTGCCACCAAAACTTCCACAGGAAGGTGAAGGTGCCTCAACAGGTCCGAGGAGGAGCGAAGAAGAGGTTCAGAACCAAGTTCACCAAGGACCAGAAGGAGAAGATGCGCCGATTTGCTCACAAAACTGGATGGAAGATATACAATGCAGAGGATGCCGAGGTGCGGAGCTTCTGCGAGGAGATTGGAGTCAGCAAGAAGGTTCTGAAGGTCTGGATGCACAACCACAAAGGGAACAACCTTCCTACTGCTGCTGCTTAA